In the Fusobacteriaceae bacterium genome, one interval contains:
- a CDS encoding aspartate kinase — MRVVLKYGGTSVATPEKIKSIAEYIIRLKKESSDEIVVVASAMGKTTDELIARAKEFSPVPDQRELDSLLSTGEQQTIAYLAIALIEKGQPAISLTGYQAQVETTGIHTKSKIKNIGVEKIERHLAEGKVVLVAGFQGINEAGDITTLGRGGSDTSAVALAASLRCECRIYTDVDGIYSVDPRIYPDAKPLSHISYEEMMEMALLGAGVMETRAVEIGKKYGVIIYVGKSLSESGGTYIMEKGYGLEDKLITGISVTKEILVASISNVAYSVQTIAKIFDITTEAGININMITQNITKDNILELSFSVAVNEKYLLDQAVEKLKKDLPRATVSFADNLGMISVVGVGMANSTGVASRFFSALSAAGVNFYQVTTSEISISCSIDRENLNKAVQVTAKAFNL, encoded by the coding sequence ATGAGAGTAGTCTTGAAGTACGGCGGGACTAGCGTCGCCACGCCGGAGAAAATCAAAAGCATCGCGGAGTACATCATCCGTCTCAAGAAAGAAAGCAGTGACGAAATTGTCGTGGTGGCCTCGGCCATGGGGAAAACCACGGACGAGCTCATCGCTCGCGCCAAAGAATTTTCCCCGGTTCCCGACCAGCGCGAACTGGACTCGCTGCTCTCCACCGGCGAACAGCAGACCATCGCCTATCTCGCCATCGCCTTGATCGAAAAAGGCCAGCCGGCCATTTCCCTGACGGGCTATCAGGCCCAGGTGGAAACGACCGGCATCCACACGAAGAGCAAAATCAAAAATATCGGCGTCGAGAAGATTGAGCGCCATCTCGCCGAGGGCAAAGTCGTCCTGGTGGCGGGCTTTCAGGGCATAAACGAAGCGGGGGACATCACGACCCTGGGTCGCGGCGGTTCCGATACGTCGGCCGTGGCCCTGGCCGCCAGCCTGCGCTGCGAATGCCGGATTTACACCGACGTCGACGGGATCTACAGCGTGGATCCCAGGATTTACCCCGACGCCAAACCCCTTTCCCACATTTCCTATGAGGAAATGATGGAAATGGCCCTTTTGGGTGCGGGCGTCATGGAAACGCGGGCCGTGGAGATCGGGAAAAAATACGGGGTCATCATTTACGTAGGAAAAAGTCTCAGTGAAAGCGGAGGAACATATATCATGGAAAAAGGATACGGGCTTGAGGACAAACTCATCACCGGCATCAGCGTCACAAAGGAAATTCTGGTCGCGAGCATCTCCAACGTGGCCTATTCCGTCCAGACGATCGCGAAGATCTTCGACATCACGACGGAAGCGGGGATCAACATCAACATGATCACGCAAAATATCACCAAGGACAATATTCTGGAACTTTCGTTCAGCGTGGCCGTCAACGAGAAGTATCTCCTGGACCAGGCCGTGGAAAAGCTCAAAAAAGACCTGCCCCGGGCCACGGTCTCCTTCGCGGACAACCTCGGCATGATCTCCGTCGTGGGCGTAGGCATGGCCAACAGCACCGGCGTAGCGAGCAGGTTCTTTTCGGCCCTCAGCGCGGCGGGCGTGAATTTTTACCAGGTCACGACCTCCGAAATCAGCATTTCATGCAGCATTGACAGAGAGAATCTCAACAAGGCCGTCCAGGTGACGGCCAAGGCCTTTAATTTATAA
- the amrA gene encoding AmmeMemoRadiSam system protein A — translation MSVAGAIAVPHPPLILPQVGRGEEKKIQKTIDGYREAAAMVARWQPETIVLVSPHTTIYADYIHLSPGPGASGDLRQFGVRDYALRVDYDEKFVDALSVLCKDKGIPAGTMGEREPALDYATMIPLEFVNEKYRTYKLVRAGFAYLTPVEHYRFGKMIAAAAALLGRRIVFIASGDLSHKLKADGPYGFAPEGPDFDRQVTEAMAKGDFLKFLTFPDNFCEKAAECGLRAFQIMAGVLDGLAVQSKLLSYEGPFGVGYGVAAFSVTGTDPARAFDRTAAEREQKSVDEAKSGEDAYVKLARLSLETYVKTGKQAALPEGLPPEMTGKRAGAFVSIKKNGRLRGCIGTIGPVRESVAAEILRNAVSAGQEDPRFSPVEEKELPSLVYSVDVLGETEPVADKSALDVKRYGVIVTSGGRRGLLLPNLEGIDDVDTQISIARQKAGIGPSEPVTLERFEVIRHK, via the coding sequence ATGTCAGTAGCAGGCGCAATTGCCGTACCCCATCCCCCGCTGATCCTGCCGCAGGTGGGCCGCGGGGAGGAAAAGAAAATTCAAAAGACCATTGACGGGTACCGGGAAGCGGCGGCCATGGTCGCCCGCTGGCAGCCCGAAACCATCGTCCTCGTGTCGCCCCACACGACGATCTACGCCGATTACATTCACCTCTCGCCGGGCCCGGGCGCCTCGGGAGATCTGCGTCAGTTCGGCGTCAGGGACTACGCCTTGCGTGTGGATTACGACGAAAAATTTGTGGACGCCCTGTCGGTACTCTGCAAGGACAAAGGCATTCCCGCGGGGACCATGGGCGAGCGGGAACCCGCCCTCGATTACGCGACCATGATTCCTCTGGAGTTTGTCAATGAAAAATACCGGACCTACAAGCTTGTTCGGGCCGGATTTGCGTATCTCACGCCGGTTGAGCACTACCGCTTCGGGAAAATGATCGCGGCCGCGGCGGCCCTTTTGGGGAGGCGTATTGTCTTCATCGCCAGCGGCGATCTTTCTCACAAGCTCAAAGCCGACGGCCCCTACGGCTTTGCCCCGGAAGGGCCCGACTTTGACCGGCAGGTCACGGAAGCCATGGCCAAAGGGGATTTTCTGAAATTCCTGACCTTCCCCGACAATTTCTGCGAAAAGGCGGCCGAATGCGGCTTGCGCGCATTCCAGATCATGGCCGGCGTCCTGGACGGACTGGCCGTCCAATCGAAACTGCTTTCCTATGAAGGACCCTTCGGCGTAGGCTACGGCGTCGCGGCATTTTCCGTGACGGGAACGGATCCCGCCCGGGCCTTTGACCGGACTGCCGCGGAAAGGGAACAAAAATCCGTCGACGAAGCCAAAAGCGGTGAGGACGCCTATGTGAAGCTGGCGCGGCTCAGTCTCGAGACCTATGTGAAGACCGGAAAGCAGGCGGCCCTTCCCGAGGGGCTCCCCCCCGAAATGACCGGAAAACGCGCCGGGGCCTTTGTGTCCATCAAGAAAAACGGCCGGCTCCGGGGTTGCATCGGTACCATCGGGCCCGTCCGAGAATCCGTCGCGGCGGAAATATTGCGGAACGCCGTTTCCGCAGGGCAGGAAGACCCGCGCTTTTCCCCGGTTGAGGAAAAAGAACTGCCGAGTCTTGTCTACAGCGTCGACGTGCTGGGGGAAACGGAACCTGTGGCGGACAAGAGCGCCCTTGACGTCAAACGCTACGGCGTCATCGTCACGAGCGGCGGCAGGCGGGGTCTGCTTCTTCCGAATCTGGAGGGTATCGACGACGTAGATACCCAGATTTCCATCGCCCGGCAGAAGGCGGGCATAGGGCCCTCGGAGCCCGTCACCCTCGAGCGCTTCGAGGTGATCCGGCACAAATGA
- a CDS encoding YdcF family protein has translation MYRYRQKTPGKFSFFIGVLLIIWAVIIQLNSNFNIGYPMMMALGLVIMAWGRLRARLPLAVRLPVYAAGALALGAMLFLFLYGKKDTADFHEKALIVLGAGIRGDKPSRNLLGRLDCALSYLERNPGAVVIVSGGQGEDEDYTEAEIMKRWLVNHGVAEDRVYKEERAASTAENFRYSKEILDNLYPESWTAAFVTSEYHMFRSAQIAGRQGITVSRYGAPLAWYLYPAAYLRETLACAYSLIFKKKSVTAKDE, from the coding sequence ATGTACAGATACCGGCAAAAAACTCCCGGCAAATTTTCCTTCTTCATCGGCGTCCTCCTGATCATTTGGGCGGTGATCATCCAGCTCAATTCCAATTTCAATATCGGTTACCCCATGATGATGGCCCTGGGTCTCGTCATCATGGCCTGGGGGCGCTTACGGGCGCGTCTTCCCCTTGCGGTCCGGCTTCCGGTCTATGCGGCGGGGGCCCTGGCGCTGGGCGCCATGCTCTTCTTGTTTCTCTACGGGAAAAAAGACACGGCGGATTTCCATGAAAAGGCCCTGATCGTCCTCGGGGCGGGGATCCGGGGAGACAAGCCCTCCCGCAACCTCCTGGGGCGGCTCGATTGCGCCCTTTCCTACCTCGAACGGAACCCCGGCGCCGTCGTCATTGTCTCGGGCGGGCAGGGCGAAGACGAGGACTATACGGAAGCCGAAATCATGAAGCGTTGGCTCGTGAATCACGGCGTCGCCGAAGACCGCGTTTATAAAGAAGAGCGGGCCGCAAGCACCGCGGAGAATTTCCGCTATTCCAAAGAAATCCTTGACAATCTTTATCCGGAATCATGGACGGCTGCCTTTGTGACCTCCGAATACCATATGTTCCGTTCGGCCCAAATCGCCGGGAGACAGGGCATTACCGTCAGCCGTTACGGCGCGCCCCTTGCCTGGTATCTCTATCCGGCCGCCTATTTACGAGAAACCCTTGCCTGTGCGTATAGCTTGATTTTCAAAAAGAAATCCGTGACCGCAAAGGACGAATGA